In the Populus trichocarpa isolate Nisqually-1 chromosome 8, P.trichocarpa_v4.1, whole genome shotgun sequence genome, ttgaaaaattattatataaagacTAAGAAAATATTGGTGTTTCATTGTAATAATTATAACATTGTTCTATTCTTCttctatgttaaaaaaacatgataataacatctatacattaatttttttgtgttagtaaaaaaactatttgaccTGCAACGAGGcaagtttaataaatatattaacactttgttttttttatttattgatacaaATGAttctcaatatatttaattaaatgcacatataagtttttttatttataattagaattaaaaaaaacatttgaaaagcttgcatattgttttttcaaaaaacaatatctaaccCGTGTCGAAGTGCAAGTCAAATAACTAGTACTtcctatattattattatctaagatttaatttcaagaaaatataataaaaaaaataattttttatacatatactAATTTATACATGAATAACCTActaaaaatgtaataaaatgaGACATGATCAGCAAGTCAGCTTGTAGCTCAATTATTAATAGTTAAGTGGTAAGGAGTTAACTATGAGAgagaatatttttagtttgaatcTTATTATTTGAGTGGGGACCTCGAGTTGATGaactctctcttttaatttgatttttaagaataatCATTAATCTCTAAGTAGTGTTaatacatacacacacacacatatatatatatatatatatatatatatatatatatatatatatatatatataaacagtccTAGATGTGAAAGATGACCCATTAAAACTCTTATGgtcaaggggaaaaaaaaggttaatttgTAACAAGGCTCAGGACTCGTAACATCTGATAAAAGtgtaaattatttgtaaaaaGCATCACTGAGATATAATTTCTATTAGAAAAATTCTTGATgtagatattaattaaatctgTAGATTTATAGCAGTGATATAGGGTATAAGTCTAGTTGATTTATACTCGTACAAGAggaatttaaatatttgaacaTTTGAGTTGGGTAGGTGGCCTCACGAGtgaattatgataataattaaatcaagatCTCTTTTGTCTCTTTCTACAACCCGTCATGGATTACAATCCGTAGTTTTACGAACAttccaaatcaaagaagatttAGTAGGAGGGGGGGTGTTcgaacctgattttttttataaaaaaaattattttaaattatttgtatgttttattttaattattttaatgtgttaaaattgaaaataaatattatttttaaaatactttaattaattttttaaaaataaaactttgaaaacCAACTAACACcctcttaacaaaaaaaaaaaaaaaaacgaaggaacactgttaaagttatttaaaaaaaaaaaaaaagcatcggTTGAGTGGACCAATGGTGAAACATCTCCTTTGATTACAAAACGAAGTTCAAGGCGAAAACGACCCTTCActtcaacaaaatcaaagtgGCTTCTTAGTTCAGATCACGCCTTTGATCAATTGATGGTACCCTCTTCTTATAAGGATACCATTGTCCGTCCACacagtatttatttatttatttatgtattttctttctttcttttatcgaTCTTGTTTACTCCTGTCCTTTCTTGGTCTAGCTACAACTAAAGACACATCTTTATCAGTCTCTCTCACACAGTGAATATATGTACGGTACGTGTTTTATGTCTCTTTAGATCTGCATTCATGATCAAGTTTGATGAATGAAAGGGTCCTGTCTTTTGGGAAACCGACATGGGTTTGGGTTGCATATGAGTGAGAGAGATATTCATGATCTTGCTCAGGAATGCCATTAATTATTACATTTCTCTGGGTAAACACAAATGTGTCTCAGCTTGCATTTTTTGCCTCTTCAAAGTGTCTTGTTGAATCTACCCCTCTGCGTTGCCGAGTTGAAtgcttcaaatatatatatatatatagtgcatGTTTaatatttggattaaaaaaaaaaaggtttttgttACCACGTAAGCTGCTGATTCAAAGATAGTCTAAATATTAAGACAAAAAATGGTGTAATATTTGTGTGTTGGAGTGTAGAGTGCAAGTAGCTAAGGTTGTATGGTCATGACAAGGATGTTTCGGTTTCTTATGACTATACCCGGCCAAATTGATCTTGTGTGGTCACCCTTCAGTGCGCAGTTCTTATTGTacaagtatatttgttttttagttttaaaactgtttttgaaaaaaaatatttttttattttttctatacttcaaatttaattcttttttgtattttcagtttgttttgatgtgctaattttaaaaaataaaaaaaatattatttcataacatttctaagtgaaaagtaATTATTACTACAATATTAAACGAAATCGTAGATACTTGAGCGCGCTCTCTCTCTTCATTCTAGTCCCATAAAGTAGatagaggtaaaaaaaataaaaaaaaataggaactGAGATCATAacggttaaaatttaattacttcacCTCTAGTTTTTCTTTGGTTTCAATAATGCTAGAAATTTCAATActattttatcatcttttttcaCTTATGTAGCTATGATAATGTATGAGAAATGTTACAAACTcaataaatagtaaattatttatcaaatactAAAACCAACGTTAGTATAATTTAGAAAACGTTCATATATGTACGTATGATGGGTGACATTTCCCAAGTATATGGATTATCCAGTTTTCTAGACAAGTTTTGAAGCTTAATCGAATAATAAATACACTTGATGATCCAGGGAAAGAACTAttagaagcaaataaaaaagaaaaagaaaacatttccATTTCAAATACCCAATATTGTCCTTCAAGCTGCCCTTCTTTGAAACAAGATGGAAAGAATATCctgaatttttatattagatctTGACAACGCTATGGGCTTCTAATCATATTACCAAAAACAGGTCCGTCACTGGTACAAGTGTGGCCTTGCAACCAAGAATTTTTAGTCTTCCTCCCTGGAACCGTCTCATGGACCGAAGCACAGTCATACATGTTGAGTAATTTTCAGCTGTATTTTTATCGCGTTATTTTCTATGAAAGATTTGAGGAAATATAAATTCATGAGTGCAAAATACGGTCCTTACCTCTAATCTCACCCCTTTACCACAGGAGAATCTataatactattattaataatattaccaGTTGAGGGGAAAGTCAGTCACGAGGCGTGGACTTGTTTCTTGGTCGGCAACATACACTTGTGTGACTAATGGATGCGGCTGTGAATTACAAACATTGTCCGCGGATCTTGGTAAACAATACTATTCCAAACAATAAATCCCAGAAAAGTACATAGCAAACATTATGTGCAGAAAACAGATGCGACAggattttattgaattgatacaATCGTGGGCTTTGTTAGTATTTCAGCAAGAAGAGAGAATGAAGGTATAAGAACATCACCGATACGATGAACTTGGTAGTCGGTAGCTTCCAGTTTTTGCAAGATTGTGCTTTTATACGAACCAataaacattttcttttggtttctctTTTGGCATGCTTGATTCTGTGACATTGAGAAATATCTCATAATCGAGGGTCGATTATTGAAGAAACTTACCTTCGCCTAGCTTAAATTAACCAAATTGAACATTTACAAGTTCAGCAGCTGCACGGGCAGCAATAGTTGCACGCTCTGCTGATGCAATGGCGACTCGAGCTCTCTCCAAGACATCAGATGATTGAGATGTTGTCTCCCTTTGAACATCAGCCATGTAATTCCTGATTGATGGTTCAATTTCGTTAGCATTGACCCGGGGCATATTGCTCACAAGCGCAGGAGCTTCAAGACGATGCGATCCTTGCTTATTATCCGTATTTAAGGTAGAATGGGCCCCGTTGGAAGGTGGGGATAGAGGAGAGTTCTGTTTGGTGGGTGCTTGAGGAAGTATTGCATCAGCCATAATTTCCTTTGATCCACCctacagattaaaaaaaaatcagatttataTCTTAGTCTACgcaatagaaaaccaaaaatgCTTTTCTCAAAAGACACAGAAAACACAACAATGAAAGCCACGCGAAGAAGCAAGCAGTTAGGGGTTGCcaaaattttaatatgctacAAAATGAAATTGTATTGTGTTTATATATTGAACAATCCTAAACAAGCCTTATATTCAACCAAGATCAAGTTTTTTGCATGTTTAGAGTTTAGACATTAACAAGCCTATAAACCAAGTTTCAATTGAAGAATTCTACATACAAGCTAATCAGACATATTTCCAGCAAAGAAGCAAAGAAAGTTGTGGATGCACTCCCATTGGTCTAACAGTCTTCCTCTAATGATGAGAAAACAAATCTTTCTCGATGGATGCTCATATATCCTTCAAGACTTGCAAAGACAGGTATTCTGAGTCCACTTTGTCTCTTTCATGTAGTAGATAATGCAGATTCAGAATCATCAGTCATTTCATGCTATCTAACATAGAGAATTTATTATGAATGCCACCAAAGCTTAAGAATATAACGAATGATACCATCCCTAATTGTAATAAGCATCACGCGGACATAGACAACATCCTACGAAAACATGCTAAAAGTAAATGATTCAAATATGATCCCAATTGGCatggattaaataaaattttgcagGGTCGAATGAGTAATATATACTACCTAAGATCTACATTACTGTTATATTTGACAACCCAACCCAGCATGAGCACATGGGATTGGCATAGGAGACATGCGCATGAACAACAGCATCAGAAAATGGAGGGCAATGTGTTAATTGTTGGTGCCTTTCATTGATGCTTGAAATCATTCCTTTTAGTCATCTTCATTCCTAAGCTTTACTACTCTTCATTTTTTTGACTATTCTTCACTTTTTGGTTCACTTGAAACATTAAGATTGATTAATGACCATAGCACTAAATactcttgaaaaaacaaaaaatcaaatgcaaTTAACTAcatgcaaaaacataaaagcaTTCAGATATAATGAACAAATTACGATGAAGTGAATCATGTCATTGATTGCACAATTTTTCAAGACTTTCTTTTGCTTGGCACTCTTTTCAGTATTGTCAATGTAGCATTGAAAAAGGAGGTTTTAGAATATGTGCAACCAACAAAACTAAATTGACAGCTACCAGCAAATCTTCATGCTTTTTCCCGAGTTCAGCCTCTGTGTTAGAAGAGTCCCACTCAAGACTAAATTCTTGAGCGATTTCCTTCAAAACCTTGAGCCTTGCCTCTGCTGGTGGAGCTCTAACTGAAAGCCTTTCAATAATCTGCACAAGCAACAGCCAAAGAAAAGTCTAAATCATTACATTCTAGTTATTAATATGACTGCACATGCATAGATATCAAAGTTGAAGAAACTTAATAAGGTTAAGCCGATTAACTGCACGGTTGACACCAGAATCAGGACGGAGCTCAGATGCAGCCATGTTGAATTCCTTTCCATATTTTGCAGCAAACAAATTCTTGATCTGCAGCAAATCTGGCACTTCTGAACATCTTGGAGCAGCAAAAATTATGCTTGCAATAGCCTCTCGTAATTCAGCTGGACATTCCCTGTTAAGcagaaaaggatgaaaaaaggTTATCAGTTTATTGGTGGCCAAACAAGTTTTAGCTACATGTTTCCAAGAATGCCTCATACCTTAACCACAATTTTCATAATGTTACCCAGTCCCTCATTAATGACTTGGGGATAGAAGAACATAGGGAACAAACTACCCTGAGACCTTACCAGTGTAACCATACATGCCTCTAAGATAAAACCATTTGAAAAACAGTTTTACTTGAATATGGCTCCCGATAATACAAATTATTGGTGGAATCAAAATGCAAGAAATTTTTAGGAGAAATTTTTTAgtagtaaatattttattatgagcTAACAAATAACTCTTGTTTTGcccttctatttatattttccaATGAACTCAATGAAAAACACATTAGAAGACTCTATTCCTCtcttttttgtataaattaaacACACCTTgaacttttctaataaaaaaaaattgcagtcACAACCTGTACAGGTAACAAAAGCTTACAAATATCAAGAACACAGATTTGGCTCCTACTAATTTACCAAATCATCACCCAATAGTAGATTTCATTAGTATACCAATAACAGGTGAGGATCTCAACGGAAAGTGAGAAATACCAGAGTTCTATCAAAAACAGGTTTCATGGTCATTCTATTCCAACTTGTAATTttgtattccttttttttcaccCTCTAGAATCTTCACAATTTCCATCCTCCCTCTTCATTGAAGAAGCCAAATTTTGGTTTCTAAAGACTAATCATGTGTTAAGTTATGCAGTATGCTAAAAAGCTACCACATTAATAGTGTTTGATAAAAGCTTTCTAAGCATCGCATCAGGTGCACTATTTATGAGGTGGCTTTAAGCAAAATGCAAGGCTGAACATGCACTAAGGCTGACAATTGGCTACATTGCAGAACCTATCACCTTTATAGCCTTTTAATTATGTACTGTTTTAAGAATGGCAGGTCTAACCATATGGGGTGAGAGGGAGAGATTTGTTGAGCAAGTGTCTGATCCATGTACCGGGACTTGTTCAACAAAACTTTCCCTCGGACCATATGGTTGGGCTCACAATTCTTTAAACAAGATGATGGAGAGTAAAGTGGTTGTGCAAAGGGTCGAGCATTCAAAATGCCAAAGATTGGTTTTCTAGGAGTAATAGAGaagaaaagtgagaaaaaagaggaagattgaaaggggaaagaaaaggggaaaaaaaaagattagttttttcaaaaattaaatcctAGATTGGATGATTGGTTAAAGCTCCTGATTCAGTATATTACTAAAACAGTCGTCATTCAACAGGTCTTATCCTCTTGGTATTTCATGTATTTCTATTTGTGAAACCcatcctatatttttttaatttaatattgaatccAGTTTATAGGTGGCTAGTATTATTGTCTAGAAGTGCAGATcttgataatatttatgtagCCTCTAGTTGAGCTAGAGATGACCCCTCCAGTAAACCTTCTATTTTCCATAAAGGAAGAACTAATAGACTTCCATGCCATGGTTTCTACATCCATTTGGAAGGATTAGCCATGTAAAAGCTGTTGTTTTGCTTCTGTGAGttaattctttctatttttttggtgttttcatcaTTGGGGCTTGTTTTGATTATTGTAGCTTACTTGATAATCCTTACtaagaattaataaattttcatttaagaaaTACATTGTGAACAATCGCCCATTCAAAATTTCATAATAGGAggtaataaaaattgaaacgtTTGTTGCTTGGTGTTCAATGCAACTGATGAAGAACATCTgtctttcaaaaaatttcaataatctCATCTAGAAATAGATATGGCGTATTTTCATATATGACATCAAGATCAAATTGAGTTTACTCAGTCACAGCAATGCTAAGGTAGTTATCACCATATTCGCCGAATGAAAGTTGCATCTTAAACACAATTTCCGACAGGCTCATGCAACAAATTATGCTAGGGGTCAACAAACACCCCAAAGATTCACAACCATAGAACCACATGACCAACCGTCTAAACAACCGACAGGCATGTTCTTTCAAAATCAAGATCCTAAATACAATGCTCTGAATCTAAATCGTTTGTACTTAATAATAAAGCCAAAAGAAAGACTCGTCCTTTCAGGCATTTGTTTTCAGAAATTTTCAAACAACGGTTCTCCATCAAACACAAATTATATACTGCTTCtattatcatcaataaacataatttgaTGTCCCAAATCATCTCCAATCAAGAAACAAATCCCAGCAGTAAATGAACTTACTTTTGACTTTCAAGAATCGGAACACGCACAAGAACAAACTCACAGAACAGCTCCAGTATCTCATAAGCAGCCCGTATATTTTGTTCTCGTATTACATGCTCCACCTAACAAAAGCAAAGACCAAAGtgttgtttctttaaaaacatcCTCGTTTCTTAGCACATGTTCATTAGTAATATCAAAATCTAGAAGGTGGGATACCAACCCGAATTCGAGCAATTGCTTCTTGGCCAGCCTGAAGAAATTGCGCAATCTCCTTGCGCATGTGTTTAAGCTGCAAATCTCTCTTGTTTTGCAGCAATTTAATGCGCGAGATTGCCAAGTTCAAGCATGTTTTGCTACAAAACCAgtcatcaaaatttttaaaaaaattcacaacagaaataaaaacaaatttattcaaTTCCAAAACCAAcgtaaataaatcaaaattatacaaaaactgAAAGGAAATTAAGAAGAGACCATTTAGAACCAAAAACGCCTCTGTTGAAGAGTTGGTTTAAGAGGGACATCGATCGATGCTTAAACAGAGATGGGTTTCTGGTTATGGGTTAGTTCGAGGTTGGCTTTCTTTATGATCGATCGATTGATGGATCGATGGATCTTACTGGCACTGTTTGTTAGCTATACTGGTCAAGTGGTCTGTGGGAAATTTTACTTGCCAGATTTCAGAATAAATAAAACGATAAAAAGATTCGATGGCTTTGCCTACCTCTTTTAACCGTTCGATTTCAAGAAGCAATCTGCTCCGTCCATTCCATTGTTTAACAAAGTAAAAACTGCTCCCCTCCCTATTCTTTCCTCAAGAAATTTGCCCAAGCTAGTCAACATCAGGATTGTTTGACATCCAAGAATATTAATTATCCTAACTAATTGTCTTTTTACAGATAAGATATCAAATAAACTATTATATCTTGTAGTTCGAACTCCTTCCTTTTGATTGGCATTTCAAGCGAAATATATATGTTAGCTCATGATTCATCAAGATTAAGGcatttttgtttgctagtttataattttcttttgaaaattagtttatatagaaagtgaatttttaaaaaataaattattttttttatattttatagttataaaaaataaattgaaaaatacttcttaatattttgtgatatcataaaaaataagttgaaaaataaattattaatattttaattttctttcaagtttattaTAATAAGATTACTAAATTTAACAGATAAGAAAGTTAAAttgggatgaaattaaaaaataaattctgatttcataaattattttaaataaaataaataacgatgaaaaaaataaagacagatctgatagataaaataattgaaagggaatgaaattgaaaaaaaatcaatttcataaattatttcaaataaaataaatagcaataaaaataataatcaaatatgatagagagaaaaattcaattaaaagaataataagagaaaaaaataacaatcaaaataataaaaatcaaaattaatataaaaatcaaattaaattaaattataagagagaaattgaaaaacaataaaacaaaattaaaacaaaatatatagcaaattAAATACtagatttaatataataatatatttttgtatttaaggGAAAAAGTTGTGTACTTTCATTAGATATataacacatttttttatggagaaaatAGATTCAGAAAGCATAAACAAGTTAAATTATTCAcgtaaaaaaaaggatatttagCCTAACAAGAAAGTTTATCATCTCTCCATCGAGTGCATGAATTAGGGTCTTGAATATGCTAgacaaaattttatatatattttttttatagtttgataattttgcttttttacaGTTGAAATCTTATTGTTATGACCAGAGACATGTGTTCCTGGGCTCCCACTTTTGATTAATTGAAACTTCATGATATTGCTAACAATAAGTCCCTTGACAgattattttatacaattagTTTTGAATAAACTCAAGGGTTTATTTAGATCTTTATATCAATTACAATCAAGCAAATATCCGTTGAAAATGTAAAAGTCATGTGACCTTGTCagttaaaaattgaataaaaatctaCTTATAAACTTTAACTTTTGAATAacttttcaacaatttaaaGGACAATATTGATATAGGTTGATCCAATATAAGAAatgagtttc is a window encoding:
- the LOC7483956 gene encoding uncharacterized protein LOC7483956; amino-acid sequence: MSLLNQLFNRGVFGSKCKTCLNLAISRIKLLQNKRDLQLKHMRKEIAQFLQAGQEAIARIRVEHVIREQNIRAAYEILELFCEFVLVRVPILESQKECPAELREAIASIIFAAPRCSEVPDLLQIKNLFAAKYGKEFNMAASELRPDSGVNRAIIERLSVRAPPAEARLKVLKEIAQEFSLEWDSSNTEAELGKKHEDLLGGSKEIMADAILPQAPTKQNSPLSPPSNGAHSTLNTDNKQGSHRLEAPALVSNMPRVNANEIEPSIRNYMADVQRETTSQSSDVLERARVAIASAERATIAARAAAELVNVQFG